In Panicum virgatum strain AP13 chromosome 4N, P.virgatum_v5, whole genome shotgun sequence, a single window of DNA contains:
- the LOC120668854 gene encoding uncharacterized protein LOC120668854 codes for MEAAWACAVDRAADMADSARRFFLSLRRPQQPPPPPPPPSPNPAVDILKRLQRQAFYDIMQLRERQEKVERVLSLFKASKVGPFAEESTQVKGVINVAGSLSRESSEAESGISSRFVFQTTVRKKDSLFAELVTDHRYMSQENDQIGSPLVLSKVLYLSNINDSLFVAAVPIGAKCDDFSDDPNLREEHWLASLRSSLRPPLLIKSHKYAGGLILRSKNVAVSLAELVSVAGKPQSAGDASRVFTEFGQFSYQIPDDIKLTLSAAWHGPSVFPQKRKPTAGGCIDVELKIDEDSRIGAWIEINRKLNTRLLRWALTLSDTPESDLGWGLILRKGTEAKPQRFQVEGFLNLHLGKKAAVQPGIVFNVDGRRCTPALVFHSTWSL; via the exons ATGGAGGCGGCGTGGGCGTGCGCGGTGGATCGAGCCGCCGACATGGCCGACTCCGCCAGGCGTTTCTTCCTCTCCTTGCGCCGCCctcagcagccgccgccgccgccgccgcctcccagccCCAATCCC GCGGTAGATATCTTGAAGCGTCTGCAGAGACAAGCATTCTATGACATCATGCAGCTGAGGGAGAGACAAGAGAAGGTTGAGAGAGTGCTTTCGTTGTTCAAAGCTTCCAAAGTTGGTCCATTTGCAGAAGAAAGCACTCAGGTCAAGGGTGTTATCAATGTTGCTGGATCACTGTCAAGAGAAAGTTCAGAAGCAGAATCTGGTATTAGTTCACGGTTTGTGTTTCAGACCACTGTGCGGAAGAAGGATTCCCTCTTTGCAGAGCTCGTCACTGATCATAGATACATGTCTCAAGAAAATGATCAAATTGGGAGCCCTCTTGTATTGTCAAAGGTGTTGTACTTGTCAAACATCAATGACTCTTTGTTTGTTGCTGCTGTACCAATAGGTGCGAAGTGTGATGATTTTTCAGACGATCCAAATCTCCGAGAG GAACATTGGCTGGCCAGCTTGCGTTCTTCGTTGAGGCCACCTTTGCTGATTAAAAGTCACAAATATGCTGGTGGCCTAATACTAAGGTCGAAGAATGTTGCTGTTTCTCTTGCTGAATTGGTTTCAGTAGCTGGGAAGCCACAAAGTGCTGGTGATGCTAGCAGAGTTTTCACAGAATTTGGGCAATTTTCATATCAGATACCTGATGACATAAAATTGACCTTATCTGCTGCCTGGCATGGACCAAGTGTGTTTCCTCAAAAGAGGAAACCGACTGCTGGAGGTTGcattgatgttgagctgaaAATCGATGAGGACTCCAGGATCGGGGCTTGGATTGAGATCAACAGGAAGTTGAACACACGGTTACTGAGATGGGCTCTCACACTATCAGATACACCGGAGAGTGACCTCGGATGGGGTTTGATCTTGCGGAAAGGGACTGAAGCCAAACCACAACGGTTTCAGGTGGAGGGTTTTCTGAATCTGCATCTCGGCAAGAAGGCTGCTGTGCAACCTGGTATCGTGTTCAACGTGGATGGGAGGAGATGCACTCCTGCTCTTGTATTCCACTCAACTTGGTCCTTGTGA